A genomic region of Metopolophium dirhodum isolate CAU chromosome 1, ASM1992520v1, whole genome shotgun sequence contains the following coding sequences:
- the LOC132936378 gene encoding prophage side tail fiber protein homolog StfR-like isoform X2 produces the protein MVLWPVDEVFTADATAPPPAAATVSSAVASASSAIATASSAIAKASTAIATASSAIATASSAIATDPSSSAAVDAITCDDDTADLCDTSAAATSAETSITTSVATSTATSAATSAIAGDDCSTVASALRLGHGADDPTAQQVDDDRGGTGRGLDIVGPSRLTDRFNRVDVRPRTVGVKITEKVILTAVTMFFEKFELALYMSLYKLKLIYTTVIAPVLGL, from the coding sequence ATGGTGTTGTGGCCGGTGGACGAGGTGTTTACAGCCGACGCCACTGCCCCGCCGCCGGCAGCAGCCACCGTCTCCTCGGCCGTGGCCAGCGCCTCCTCCGCCATCGCCACCGCCTCATCGGCCATCGCCAAGGCCTCGACGGCCATCGCCACCGCGTCTTCGGCCATCGCTACCGCCTCGTCGGCCATCGCCACTGACCCGTCGTCGTCCGCCGCAGTGGACGCGATCACTTGCGACGACGACACCGCCGATCTGTGCGACACCTCTGCCGCCGCCACTTCCGCGGAGACATCCATCACCACTTCCGTCGCCACTTCCACCGCCACTTCCGCCGCCACTTCGGCCATCGCAGGTGACGATTGTAGCACGGTCGCGTCTGCTTTGAGACTCGGACACGGTGCCGACGACCCGACGGCGCAACAGGTCGACGACGACCGCGGTGGAACGGGTCGAGGTCTAGACATCGTAGGTCCTAGCCGTCTGACCGACAGATTCAACCGAGTCGACGTCCGACCGAGGACCGTCGGCGTGAAGATCACGGAGAAAGTCATCTTGACCGCCGTCACCATGTTTTTCGAAAAATTCGAATTGGCCTTGTACATGTCGCTGTACAAACTGAAACTCATCTACACCACGGTCATAGCGCCGGTGTTGGGTTTATAG